Proteins encoded within one genomic window of Gloeobacter kilaueensis JS1:
- a CDS encoding DUF3067 family protein has product MTGAQLHDLLQRKWGRSYDLQIFRRGERLYLQVMWRYLGQGSFALSEDQYEARLERISAYLSELGVQQQVVDFLMSTREKPRIGRAVSFALEVE; this is encoded by the coding sequence CTGACTGGCGCTCAACTGCACGATCTGCTGCAGCGCAAGTGGGGGCGCTCCTACGACCTGCAGATCTTCCGGCGCGGCGAACGACTGTACCTGCAGGTGATGTGGCGCTACCTGGGCCAGGGCAGTTTTGCTCTGAGCGAGGACCAGTACGAAGCGCGCTTAGAGCGCATCAGCGCCTATCTGAGCGAACTGGGTGTGCAGCAGCAGGTGGTGGACTTTCTCATGAGCACCCGCGAGAAGCCCCGCATCGGTCGGGCCGTCTCCTTTGCGCTCGAAGTCGAATAA
- the alr gene encoding alanine racemase, giving the protein MNGLDATRRAWVEIDLDALRQNVQHIRSRLAGRCRLLAVIKADAYGHGAVAAGEAALAAGADCLGVATLEEGIQLREAGLGCAIVVLSPIHTPAEVKAVAHWRLEPTLCTPRQVLVCGEHLARPHPIHLKIDTGMGRLGAPWSEAVAFVRLARSQPQLQIASLYSHLATADEPDSAALAEQHRRFEQVLAALKQEALRPACVHLANSAAALGDPSLHYDLVRVGMALYGLYPAPIFCQTVPLQPVMQVRARITQVKDVPAGTGVSYGHTYRTTKDARLATVAIGYADGVPRRLSNRMEALLHGTRVPQVGTITMDQLLIDCSQLPQAREGDIVTLIGSDAAETIGADDWATRLETIAYEIVCGFKHRLPRIVRAASPSPRPPEGARSEESV; this is encoded by the coding sequence ATGAACGGACTGGATGCGACCCGCCGGGCCTGGGTCGAAATCGATCTCGATGCATTGAGGCAAAACGTACAGCATATTCGCTCACGCCTCGCAGGCCGTTGCCGGTTGCTGGCGGTTATCAAGGCGGACGCCTACGGCCACGGTGCTGTGGCAGCCGGTGAAGCGGCCCTCGCCGCCGGTGCCGACTGTCTGGGAGTCGCCACCCTCGAAGAAGGCATCCAGCTCCGGGAGGCGGGCCTGGGTTGCGCGATCGTCGTACTCTCGCCCATCCACACTCCCGCCGAGGTCAAAGCGGTCGCGCACTGGCGGTTGGAGCCGACCCTGTGTACCCCGCGTCAGGTGCTCGTCTGTGGGGAGCACTTGGCACGCCCCCATCCAATCCACCTCAAGATCGACACGGGCATGGGGCGGTTGGGAGCGCCCTGGTCCGAAGCGGTAGCCTTTGTTCGTCTGGCCCGCAGCCAGCCCCAACTGCAGATTGCCTCGCTCTACTCCCATCTGGCGACTGCCGACGAACCGGATTCTGCCGCCCTCGCCGAGCAGCACCGCCGCTTCGAGCAGGTACTTGCCGCTCTCAAACAAGAAGCCCTGCGGCCCGCCTGCGTCCACCTCGCCAACTCCGCCGCCGCCCTGGGCGATCCCAGCCTGCACTACGATCTGGTGCGCGTCGGCATGGCCCTCTACGGCCTCTATCCTGCCCCTATCTTCTGCCAGACTGTTCCGCTGCAGCCGGTCATGCAGGTGCGGGCGCGTATCACCCAGGTCAAGGATGTTCCAGCCGGCACCGGCGTCAGCTACGGCCACACCTACCGCACCACAAAAGATGCCCGCCTCGCTACGGTCGCCATCGGCTACGCCGACGGTGTGCCCCGGCGTCTGTCGAACCGGATGGAAGCGCTGCTGCACGGCACCCGCGTCCCCCAGGTGGGCACAATCACGATGGATCAACTGCTGATTGACTGCAGCCAACTTCCCCAGGCCCGCGAAGGCGACATCGTGACCCTCATCGGCAGCGACGCCGCCGAGACAATTGGCGCGGACGATTGGGCAACCCGGCTTGAGACGATCGCCTACGAAATTGTCTGTGGATTCAAGCACCGCCTGCCGCGTATCGTGCGCGCCGCCAGCCCCTCACCCCGGCCCCCAGAGGGGGCCAGGAGCGAGGAATCGGTCTAG